The sequence GGGCGATTTCGTGGCGGGCGTGGTCGGGCAGAACATCGTGCTGGAAGGCATGGCGTTCAGCGTCTTCGAGATGCTGCATGCGTCCATGCAGGGCGGGAACCCGAAGTTCGCGCATGTCCTCTCAGGCACGATCGCCGATGAGCGCAGGCATGTGGGATTCGGCGAGAACCGCATCGGCTCGTTGATCCGCGAGCATCCCGAGCGGAAGAGCGACGTGCAGCAGATGCAGAAGGACATGTCCTACTACATGCTTGCGACCTTCGCGGATCGCTTTCGCGACGGAGCGGTCGATGCCCAGCGCGAACACGTTCGCGAGGTAATACCCGAGGGCGCGGATGGGCCGGCACCCGAGTATCACGGAGTCAACCTCGCGGAAGCGTCCACGGAAGACCTCGAGAACGTGCTCACCAAGACCGTGCTCGGAGAGTTCAAGACGCGCCTTGGCCGGATCGGCCTCGAGTACCAGTCGCCGGACCAACCGTAGGTAGACGCGCCGGATCTCTAGGGTTCCCCTCCTCCTTCTTTGGGGGTGGGGAGTCCCCTGGGATCACGGTCGCTGTCGCAGATGTTGGGTGATGGCTTCGTTCACTGCGCCGGGCGCTTCCAGGGCGACGGCGTGCCCCGCGCCCTCGACCACGTGGATCGTCGCGCCCGGTATCGATTGGGCGATCGATTCTCCGTCGGGAGCCAACAGGTCCTCTCCCGCCGCGATGACGAGCGTGGGAATCTCGACGCTGCCGAGATCGTCCGCGCGGGTTCCCGACCACTCCGATAAACCGGCGGCCATGCGGTCGAGTGTCGCCGCAGGAACCCGGGCCAGCGTCTGTGCGAGTCCTCGAAGCATGCGGCTGCGGATGCGCTCGTCGGCCAGATAGGCGCTGGAGAAGAACCAGGGCAACAACGTGGCCGCAAGGGTTTCGGGCGGGGCTTCTGCGGCCACTTGGCGCCAGCCGTCCGCAACGGCGAGAAGCCGCGGCGTCGCCAGGGCGAAGGGCGTGACGAGCGTCAACGATCGGACCCGCTCCGGGCACGTGAGCGCGACTTCGAGAGCAACGGCCGCTCCCAGGCTCGCACCGATCAGATCTGCCGCCCCCTCATAGGTCGCAGCCACATCGGTCGCCAGCATCGCGATGGGTAGGCCACCGCCTCCGGCGCGTCGGAAAGACCGACACCCCGAGGGTTCACACCGAGCACTCGGAACCGTTCCGCCAATGCGGGGATCAAGCGCGTGAACGCAGAGACGTCGGTTCCCAGCCCCGGAATGAGCACGACCGGATCCCCCCTTCCGATCGTTGGCACCTCGAGAGAGACACCGGCGGCGACCGGGACGAGCGCTTCCCTTGCCGCCGCATGGGCTTCGACATCTTGCTTCGTAACTCGTCCGTTCGGCCCTGTACCGGGGACGGCCGAGGGATCGATCCCGAGCTTCTTTGCAGCAGCGCGCGCGGCCGGCGCGACCGGCTTCTTTGTGCGGGATGGCGGAGCAGTAGGCGTCGCCGCCGCCGCTGTGGTTGCCCTCACCTCGAGGATTCCCGCGCCCCGGTTCTCGGGGCGGTTCTCGACGCCGTGGAAGGCTTCGGCATCGAAGTCCTCGTCGACGGCCTCGGTAATGGCTCCGAGAAGTGTGCCGCACGGAACCGTCTCGCCTTCTTGCACGTAGACGTGGCGCAGGAACCCCGTGGTTGGCGCCTCGATCTCGACCTCGTTCTTCTCGGACTCGATCACCAGGACGAGTTCGCCCTTTTCGATGGCCGAGCCGACGGAACTCGGCCACGCAACGACCGTCCCCTCTTCCATGGTCATGCCGAGGGTGGGCATCGTGATCGCGGTCGCCACCCGGCTTCAGCCCATCTCGCCGACGGCGTCGAGCACGTCCTGGGCAGAGGGCATGAACGCCTGCTCTAGCACGGTGCTGAACGGGACTGGTGTGTGCGGCGCAGTGACACATTTCACGGGCGCATTCAGGAAGTCGAAACCCTTGTCGACGCATAGGGCCGCGATGTCCCGTGCGATCGAGCAACGGGGCGTGGACTCGTCGATGACGACCATACGCCCCGTCTTCTCCAGCGATGTGAGGATCGTCTCTTCGTCCAGGGGTGAGAGCGAGCGAAGGTCGACGATCTCGGCGCTCGTCCCTGCCTCTTCGAGGGCCGTCGCTGCCTGGACTGCAAGCTGAACCGTCGCACCGAAGGCGACGAGCGAAACGTCGCTGCCCTCGCGAATCACATTGGCCTGGCCGATCGGGATTTCGTAGTCGCCCTCGGGCACCTCACCGATCTGGTTCAGGATCCCCTTGGCCTCGCAGAAGATCACGGGATCATCGTCCCGGATCGAGGCGAGCAGCAGGCCCTTGGCCTCGGCAGGTGAAGACGGGATCACCGTCTTGAGGCCGGGGATCCCCGTCGTCATCCAGTACAGGGATTGGGAATGCTGGGCGGCAGCCTGCATCCCCGCACCACACACGGTGCGAATGGTGAGCGGCACCTTCACCTTTCCGCCGAACATGTAGCGGAGTTTCGAGGCCTGATTGAGGAGGGGGTCGAGACAGGTGCCGATGAAATCCATGAACATCAGCTCGGCGATGGGCCGCAGGCCCGTTGCGGCGGCCCCCACGGCAGTTCCGAGCAGGCCCATTTCGGCGATCGGTGTGTCGCGCACCCGATTCATCCCGAACTCCCCGACCAGGCCTCGTGTGATGCCAAGGACGCCCCCCATTTCCTCGGCTCCCTCCGTCGATCGATTTCCACCCCCAGCTACGTCCTCGCCCATCAGGATGACGTTCGGATCACCTCGCATGGCGATGGCGATGGCTTCGTTGATGGCTGCGCCGGTGCCGAGTTCACGTGCCATGTCTAGTACCTCACGTAAACGTCCGTCAGGACGTCCTCGGGCTTCGGGAGGGGCGCCTGCTCGGCTTTCTCGACCGCTTCTCGCAGCAGTTCATCGATCTGGAGATCGACCTTTCGCAGATTGTCTCCG is a genomic window of bacterium containing:
- a CDS encoding ferritin-like domain-containing protein; the protein is MTDFLEGYSIQHWLESCAQGYLTDTEYGHQHGEKEPELILDDPMMREQAISLTVQLVAGERCALAASSGLINAAPDEASKRFLATQTLDEARHVEVFSQRLFDLGVKKSELDSVVADLANPNLVRFAEILLEKVDKGDFVAGVVGQNIVLEGMAFSVFEMLHASMQGGNPKFAHVLSGTIADERRHVGFGENRIGSLIREHPERKSDVQQMQKDMSYYMLATFADRFRDGAVDAQREHVREVIPEGADGPAPEYHGVNLAEASTEDLENVLTKTVLGEFKTRLGRIGLEYQSPDQP
- a CDS encoding alpha/beta fold hydrolase; translation: MATAITMPTLGMTMEEGTVVAWPSSVGSAIEKGELVLVIESEKNEVEIEAPTTGFLRHVYVQEGETVPCGTLLGAITEAVDEDFDAEAFHGVENRPENRGAGILEVRATTAAAATPTAPPSRTKKPVAPAARAAAKKLGIDPSAVPGTGPNGRVTKQDVEAHAAAREALVPVAAGVSLEVPTIGRGDPVVLIPGLGTDVSAFTRLIPALAERFRVLGVNPRGVGLSDAPEAVAYPSRCWRPMWLRPMRGRQI
- a CDS encoding alpha-ketoacid dehydrogenase subunit beta, with the translated sequence MARELGTGAAINEAIAIAMRGDPNVILMGEDVAGGGNRSTEGAEEMGGVLGITRGLVGEFGMNRVRDTPIAEMGLLGTAVGAAATGLRPIAELMFMDFIGTCLDPLLNQASKLRYMFGGKVKVPLTIRTVCGAGMQAAAQHSQSLYWMTTGIPGLKTVIPSSPAEAKGLLLASIRDDDPVIFCEAKGILNQIGEVPEGDYEIPIGQANVIREGSDVSLVAFGATVQLAVQAATALEEAGTSAEIVDLRSLSPLDEETILTSLEKTGRMVVIDESTPRCSIARDIAALCVDKGFDFLNAPVKCVTAPHTPVPFSTVLEQAFMPSAQDVLDAVGEMG
- a CDS encoding alpha/beta fold hydrolase, producing MLATDVAATYEGAADLIGASLGAAVALEVALTCPERVRSLTLVTPFALATPRLLAVADGWRQVAAEAPPETLAATLLPWFFSSAYLADERIRSRMLRGLAQTLARVPAATLDRMAAGLSEWSGTRADDLGSVEIPTLVIAAGEDLLAPDGESIAQSIPGATIHVVEGAGHAVALEAPGAVNEAITQHLRQRP